A stretch of the Theileria equi strain WA chromosome 1, complete sequence genome encodes the following:
- a CDS encoding hypothetical protein (encoded by transcript BEWA_032800A) → MQDFTIDADNCGPMILDALIKIKNEVDSTLTFRRSCREGICGSCAMNINGENGLACLVEIDKYASTGKPIEIQPLPGMYVLRDLVPDMTNFYEQYRTIQPWLKRKTEKATEKEFLQSKEDRALLDGMYEVSFVDYGMQGLEQCSRWRKPEVA, encoded by the exons ATGCAAGACTTTACCATCGACGCCGACAATTGCGGACCCATGATTTTAGATGCGCTCATAAAGATAAAGAACGAAGTG GACAGTACACTCACATTTCGTCGCAGTTGCCGCGAGGGGATCTGCGGGAGTTGTGCCATGAACATAAACGGCGAGAATGGACTCGCCTGCCTCGTAGAAATCGACAAGTACGCCTCCACAGGCAAACCAATCGAAATCCAGCCTCTTCCTGGCATGTATGTGCTCAGGGATCTCGTACCGGATATGACCAACTTTTATGAGCAGTACAGGACCATACAGCCATGGCTTAAACGCAAGACTGAAAAG GCCACCGAAAAGGAGTTTTTGCAGAGCAAGGAAGACAGAGCTCTACTCGATGGAATGTATGAGGTAAGTTTTGTTGACTATGGAATGCAAGGTCTCGAGCAATGCAGCCGATGGCGTAAGCCAGAGGTAGCATGA
- a CDS encoding bromodomain containing protein (encoded by transcript BEWA_032780A), translated as MATPGNYSLLSSRGTLLLSPSEAQRINEIISSFNFRLDPCLEIVNPSSKPKTKVSSHGTSSHHFSDDYTPRLNRKRSSDSYVRTYSNTQSSFDFYEKRSSRVRKQPVTFLDEFYDENGNTNVLDDDYVVPRAEKRVKSSHTKKEVKPPPVILYKAVPASTKHLPKLPKDTWEYACYRILQVIKYMDTDKWFWFPVDPIVDGVPNYLSIIKHPMDFHTVTERLHTKYYSTPFGWQLDMRQIFYNAFLFYPPDNVIWQAAHALAAAYENKLKTCKYLNPDEYLQSLSMDQSVVKQELESIYAPRSKKYYDKNVVEPIQTGSRRAGAKKTFTAEVYSDEYDDSYHSSSVEFSDDDFESHVPARGRPRIHKKTPFSPQRDVIKRSRVISRLPKLSGDSSNPEYGKVLHPPPLQRLINDKPLTAAQQKTLEINLARLVPEQRKAALELVQDDLGILAENHKDDKDFVFDTDLLSVDKQKQFFIYVNQMAKRNMDHMIKASEKMRETRIEPSLPAPSEMFDVSSSSSSSLSDVASNLLSSDEFFSSSDSENDMIPEKTKPSDHVQDVPEKLPEYKPVDEFDSQTPHISEGIMGDHADFLGKMETPVDTESNVNVGKKSAWMEWKGQVIHHGMVAQQTGVPPRNVDEQIAESFDARI; from the coding sequence ATGGCGACGCCTGGTAATTACTCGCTCCTATCGAGCAGAGGAACGCTCCTGTTGTCGCCGAGCGAAGCACAGAGGATTAATGAAATTATATCCAGCTTCAATTTTAGGCTGGATCCATGTCTAGAAATCGTAAATCCATCTTCTAAACCAAAGACTAAAGTCTCGAGCCATGGTACAAGTTCTCACCATTTTTCAGATGACTATACACCACGGTTGAACAGGAAAAGGTCTTCAGATTCGTATGTTAGGACTTATAGTAATACGCAGTCCTCGTTTGATTTTTATGAAAAACGATCATCAAGAGTTAGAAAGCAGCCAGTTACGTTTTTGGATGAATTCTACGATGAAAATGGCAACACAAATGTTCTTGATGATGATTATGTCGTACCAAGGGCGGAAAAACGTGTAAAAAGTTCTCATACTAAAAAGGAAGTGAAGCCACCACCAGTCATTCTCTACAAGGCTGTTCCGGCTTCGACAAAACATCTACCAAAGTTACCAAAGGATACATGGGAATACGCCTGCTATCGCATTTTACAGGTCATAAAGTACATGGACACCGACAAGTGGTTTTGGTTTCCTGTTGATCCAATAGTTGATGGAGTGCCAAATTATCTGTCAATAATAAAGCATCCCATGGATTTTCACACAGTGACCGAACGTCTACATACAAAATATTACTCTACACCTTTTGGTTGGCAACTCGATATGCGCCAAATATTCTACAATGCATTTCTCTTCTACCCTCCGGATAATGTAATTTGGCAGGCAGCTCACGCCTTAGCAGCCGCCTACGAAAACAAACTCAAGACATGTAAATATCTTAATCCAGATGAGTATCTCCAGAGCTTATCAATGGATCAATCGGTGGTAAAACAGGAACTTGAGTCAATTTATGCGCCACGATCCAAAAAGTACTATGATAAGAATGTGGTTGAACCCATACAAACCGGCAGCAGACGTGCAGGTGCAAAGAAAACGTTTACTGCGGAAGTATATAGCgatgaatatgatgataGTTACCACAGCAGTTCCGTGGAATTCTCAGACGATGATTTTGAGTCACATGTACCCGCCAGAGGAAGACCACGCATACATAAAAAGACACCATTTTCTCCTCAAAGAGATGTTATAAAGAGAAGCAGAGTTATTTCACGTTTACCAAAGTTGTCTGGAGACTCGTCAAATCcagaatatggaaaggTATTGCATCCTCCACCCTTGCAGAGGCTTATCAACGATAAGCCACTCACTGCGGCACAGCAAAAAACTCTGGAAATCAATCTTGCTAGACTTGTGCCAGAACAGAGGAAAGCTGCTCTGGAACTTGTTCAGGATGATCTTGGTATACTGGCAGAAAACCATAAGGATGACAAGGACTTTGTATTTGACACAGATTTACTCTCTGTTGATAAACAGAAACAATTCTTTATATATGTGAATCAAATGGCCAAGCGCAATATGGATCACATGATCAAAGCATCAGAAAAGATGAGAGAAACACGCATAGAGCCTTCACTACCCGCTCCCTCTGAAATGTTTGACGTCTCGTCAAGttcctcatcttcactcTCGGATGTTGCATCAAATCTCTTGAGCTCAGATGAGTTTTTCAGTTCATCAGACTCCGAAAATGACATGATACCTGAAAAGACTAAACCTAGTGACCACGTACAAGATGTCCCAGAAAAATTACCAGAATACAAACCAGTAGACGAATTCGACTCTCAAACACCACATATTAGCGAGGGGATTATGGGTGACCATGCAGACTTTCTGGGCAAAATGGAAACTCCTGTAGATACAGAGTCAAACGTGAATGTTGGCAAAAAGAGCGCATGGATGGAATGGAAGGGACAAGTCATTCACCACGGAATGGTTGCTCAACAGACTGGAGTACCTCCACGCAACGTAGATGAACAAATTGCCGAAAGCTTTGATGCAAGGATCTAA
- a CDS encoding hypothetical protein (encoded by transcript BEWA_032810A) — protein sequence MDVLPTDVSSFRSPQYWNQFYSNPKLVNFEWYGDFKRILFAFQKCLEEQKVFATETGTLGGANDHKNALIVNVGCGNSNTSNVLIDEGYQVVYNLDFSEQVLQDMRKTCKGNTHMIKVDVSSSEYAEFGRMINDKHKGQRKIIIDKAFLDAFISIGEGEGEETIKQRAKSYIENTLEMMSFGDVFVIISLAQDYVVKEIIRNVLFKDVFVDIYPLDLDDGKKDNRIKKSRAKAAHLMQFLFAIYKVDKSKHINRKQCKMGSIGTFGVEYFEVGQIAKMIKRTRTTFYLGPTIRDYTPGRRLTFDIYPKDKDSSCFTAAVYDVVDVADVKLSTCAIIVPTGQEQLWMFSTTEGNEELAKNAKSKRIIIVWLKYDTLDIAGGEHIENPLESPQTEAMNYIQNNLGEVLNKLSLESSGGVTIMKIGETSAVKSWKCVVPSKYAGNIIVRDIFDDSMQDCYKRQMIFSSSPQVIQSEVMYREESGVEKFLFNYPSNEYHVAVALSMAFLPSQSGSVAILGSGTGVLTSILLLFLNNRMHLVELDDAVINIGREYFGLDVSSTIYIKQFSSDTTFAHEQILHIHGDALGYLERCGDCDAIILDINNGDEGVEDVNDDALVGKIGETETTPQGKPLTQGTRDVFLEKGILMSPNPRFLEKDALDNVDRILSSSNGLFIVNLLTRSNTAKKRVLEMLDERFKWIAVIKTPNDLNDVLVCSNSSVPSAQEMYIRHAHVLKDDYSLISDFGTWTNGFSILKSDGQGMVLADVEDFGKV from the coding sequence ATGGATGTACTACCCACCGACGTTTCTTCATTTCGTAGCCCTCAGTACTGGAATCAGTTTTATTCCAACCCTAAATTGGTGAATTTCGAGTGGTACGGGGATTTTAAGCGCATTCTCTTCGCATTTCAAAAGTGCCTGGAAGAACAGAAGGTGTTTGCGACTGAAACTGGCACTCTTGGAGGGGCTAATGACCATAAAAATGCTTTAATTGTCAACGTTGGCTGTGGAAACTCAAATACATCAAATGTGCTGATAGATGAGGGATACCAAGTTGTATATaatttggatttttcaGAGCAGGTCCTCCAGGATATGCGCAAAACATGCAAAGGAAATACTCACATGATAAAGGTTGACGTTTCGAGTAGCGAATACGCAGAATTCGGACGAATGATTAATGACAAACACAAGGGACAACGGAAAATTATAATAGACAAGGCATTTTTAGACGCATTTATTTCAATTGGGGAGGGAGAAGGTGAGGAAACAATTAAACAGCGCGCCAAGAGTTACATTGAAAATACACTAGAAATGATGAGCTTTGGCGACGTCTTTGTGATAATTTCTCTGGCTCAAGATTATGTCGTCAAGGAAATTATTCGCAATGTTTTATTCAAGGATGTTTTTGTTGACATTTACCCACTGGACCTtgatgatggaaagaaaGATAATAGGATAAAAAAGTCTCGGGCGAAAGCAGCTCATTTGATGCAGTTTTTATTTGCAATTTACAAGGTAGACAAGTCTAAACATATTAATCGCAAGCAGTGTAAAATGGGTTCCATTGGAACGTTTGGTGTAGAATACTTTGAAGTTGGACAAATAGCAAAGATGATCAAGAGAACAAGAACAACATTTTACTTGGGCCCAACTATTAGAGACTACACTCCTGGACGTCGCCTAACGTTTGACATTTACCCAAAGGACAAGGATTCATCATGCTTTACGGCAGCAGTTTATGATGTGGTTGATGTTGCAGATGTTAAACTTTCTACATGTGCCATAATAGTACCAACTGGACAAGAACAACTGTGGATGTTCTCAACTACAGAGGGGAATGAAGAACTGGCTAAAAACGCAAAATCAAAGAGGATAATCATCGTATGGCTAAAGTATGACACATTAGACATTGCTGGAGGAGAACATATTGAAAACCCTCTGGAATCGCCCCAAACTGAGGCGATGaattatatccaaaacaACCTCGGCGAGGTCCTAAACAAGTTATCCCTAGAGAGTTCAGGTGGAGTTACTATTATGAAGATTGGTGAAACATCAGCTGTGAAGAGTTGGAAGTGTGTAGTACCCTCTAAATATGCTGGAAATATAATTGTTCGTGACATATTTGACGACTCTATGCAAGATTGCTACAAGAGGCAAAtgatattttcatcaaGTCCTCAGGTTATCCAATCTGAAGTCATGTATAGAGAGGAATCTGGTGTTGAAAAGTTTTTATTCAATTACCCATCAAATGAATATCACGTTGCGGTAGCTCTTTCCATGGCCTTTTTACCATCACAATCCGGTTCAGTTGCCATTCTAGGGTCTGGAACTGGAGTGTTAACGAGTATACTTTtgttatttttaaataatcGCATGCATTTGGTTGAGTTGGATGATGCAGTCATCAACATTGGACGTGAATACTTTGGACTAGACGTTTCAAGCACGATTTATATTAAACAATTTTCCAGCGATACAACTTTTGCACATGAACAAATTTTGCACATACACGGAGATGCCCTAGGGTACTTGGAAAGGTGTGGCGATTGCGATGCTATCATCTTGGACATTAACAATGGTGATGAAGGCGTTGAAGATGTTAATGATGACGCTCTAGTGGGTAAAATTGGCGAAACCGAGACTACTCCACAGGGTAAACCATTAACGCAGGGAACAAGAGACgtatttttggaaaagggGATTCTAATGTCTCCAAATCCGAGATTTTTGGAGAAGGACGCACTGGACAATGTGGATCGGATTTTGAGCAGCAGCAATGGACTGTTCATTGTAAATCTTCTCACTCGCTCAAACACTGCAAAGAAGCGCgttttggaaatgttgGATGAGAGATTCAAGTGGATTGCGGTTATAAAGACGCCGAATGACCTCAATGATGTATTGGTTTGCTCAAACTCGTCGGTTCCGTCGGCGCAAGAGATGTATATTAGACACGCTCATGTTTTAAAGGACGATTATTCTCTAATTTCGGACTTTGGCACTTGGACCAATGGATTTTCAATTTTAAAGAGCGATGGACAAGGCATGGTCCTTGCGGACGTAGAAGATTTTGGTAAAGTATGA
- a CDS encoding hypothetical protein (encoded by transcript BEWA_032770A) translates to MALVDSQDLDSETELQTIFDPAFSKKLDKLSNGNIFTNEYSIYGIFRDGNEPLLYEELKEMLEHVSDICTVHEYDFHLYIRDKRYFNRAANFVSRDQEEIKHYEVLAHRQPFNMAGSCTLREIHGPPGVRVNEINMKTVQSINADDGIMGVLEALGYTASKRSRVQSHTFHIGHGTSNYTQISVARHYSETGEALAPGKALIEIKCIGNSDLDTYKTLLKKYSKLLGKFVTFYLYLCHAMYFTN, encoded by the exons ATGGCTTTGGTAGACTCTCAAGATCTCGACTCCGAGACGGAGTTACAGACTATTTTCGACCCCGCATTCTCCAAGAAACTAGACAAGCTCTCCAACGGCAATATTTTCACAAATGAATACAGCATCTATGGCATTTTTAGAG ATGGAAACGAGCCCCTCTTGTATGAGGAATTGAAGGAAATGCTGGAGCATGTCTCAGATATTTGCACCGTTCACGAGTACGATTTCCACTTGTACATTCGAGACAAGAGATACTTTAACAGAG CGGCTAATTTCGTAAGTAGAGACCAGGAGGAGATAAAACACTATGAGGTTCTGGCACACAGACAACCGTTTAACATGGCCGGTTCTTG CACATTGCGTGAAATCCACGGCCCACCAGGAGTTCGAGTTAACGAGATAAATATGAAGACTGTTCAATCAATTAATGCAGATGATGGTATTATGGGTGTGCTTGAGGCCCTGGGTTACACTGCCTCGAAAAGGAGCAGAGTACAATCGCATACATTTCACATTGGTCACGGTACTAGCAACTACACACAAATTTCAGTTGCTAGACACTATTCA GAGACTGGAGAGGCACTAGCTCCGGGAAAGGCTCTGATTGAGATAAAATGCATCGGTAACAGTGACTTGGATACGTACAAGACATTGTTGAAAAAGTATTCAAAGTTGCTTGGtaaatttgtaacattttaTCTTTACCTATGCCACGCAATGTACTTTACAAATTAG
- a CDS encoding hypothetical protein (encoded by transcript BEWA_032760A): MGSYRRGCATFSRQFFCSASFSTNRRLSATNKLLYAGILNPGRKNGLGPKNHPESPLYSKYASAAQMSGVSKPSLTASTTGIEASGDEDASDMNGEATSNGIRQNAKDKEGTFKGYPLKGTEHGFKYEKHEPTMFGDWTHMGRVTDF; encoded by the coding sequence ATGGGTAGTTATAGGCGCGGCTGCGCGACGTTTTCCAGGCAATTCTTTTGCAGCGCCAGCTTTTCGACAAACAGACGCCTAAGTGCGACAAACAAGTTGCTATACGCTGGCATTCTGAATCCAGGCCGCAAGAACGGTCTGGGACCGAAAAATCACCCTGAAAGTCCTCTATACTCCAAGTATGCCTCCGCCGCTCAAATGAGCGGAGTTTCAAAGCCGTCCTTGACCGCCTCTACCACCGGGATAGAAGCCTCAGGGGATGAAGATGCCTCCGATATGAATGGAGAAGCAACATCAAATGGGATACGCCAGAATGCGAAGGACAAAGAAGGTACGTTCAAAGGATATCCTCTCAAGGGAACTGAGCATGGATTCAAGTACGAAAAGCATGAACCAACCATGTTTGGAGATTGGACACATATGGGACGAGTCACTGATTTTTAA
- a CDS encoding succinate dehydrogenase family member protein (encoded by transcript BEWA_032790A): MNQELVLGPNAGNKCGDKEETCKCPGATTLGIKASRDVDKPTKGFIKVTHQHRNGNTFSLKNELDGGRIAGVKNPIYSVSVYFWNGAPDRPILLGIKKTGSSQTKYYSKGTSLWINSLVSHLSEQEALDEHNCQKNNAVVFTIKNASSGTLRESSRATCMKNTRKIKRSRPTPPPGSEYIITNYRITNVDGHNRDTKISRVTLNGVDIANISPPHDALEGIRLYSYPASLDVPLMIEFKPKSGGDSTFYASKNGKGWSKVETKDSKNFYDGKEIGKQTPKDTLSDKLDEILCSQDNVTFDISYGNSKKHAIKNTMYCCKEHGDLGKVSVRAVEVSCTQHGHDSSKLIAYKHFTNGNIGGIKFNEDGNKRRRVKSNALRFPISGVEGVYVLYCQEKPALIYVESTSIMDRGWYRKSRDGGYEKTWTWVNRGLNGIAGTDLKNGISCDKWQKLKTYLGELGCRGLGGCFNGLGRSAYGHNLGHQDVVTIEESDNESKQQVGGSEEEEVPVETIPQAYYHPPLTTSSPGVIIDIKQNIPTDTGNGPYLYPSSPPNQVSLTKVEDPKGSNFNKYTHVASHGLPFTVTEVRYGGIKTFKPNELQFNETDNTSHFAVWYWQRNGMTNPLLVEVKVGDTDFRYSYNKGGNDIQWSPLDKYPGSRFDPLSPEELETQLDDLNCKHNGAVTLDLTRNTSKKHDKSTGGQPYCCAYHNGTGANKVTVTSGEVRVPGSQEIPFYKHEITSGDGLRLSGIKYYENSSTDTPRERIIASGLGFPIQGPVTVYAFYCRGNPALIYVSSTGNDRDRVDGWYRKNSIHDNKPWEKFQGDLPGNGPNGIKSCKDDSKEFNELVKVLRESGGCNYGECTEPTQLSSQQGVADPGTSDGSRTGVNLGRTVLDYVGDAVYYGAVGSIVASAAGTELINTALKVMKPGGSSDSRSSDSSSRNGQPSPQEGVYSDTLTTGSAGNDGTGGITIQLDNKVSYQSSFNDGEMINVAPYADTPIKGYSAFKHTYYGREGKNFKINEFTVGGISQTFKPEVTPVKDVKSVMVYFLSCNKITPLLVYFKDTDGHKWYENTNRGDNWKVESELDQKHPRKADRSGIIKRALEQIKHKLKVDCGTALVSNYKTALKENNDIEDSWLDKNYFGRYRHNVGPPNKGPDNAPKDGEDGAGVGSGENASPGGTLQDAGNSLGQDTSTNLDGGNHDHSGVLPKTGNTSDPEKPTTPPQAIATEESSPEPAPPTSDPGAEAFIAETVATGSVLWTAFGTSSATLAGAGGLTGFGLWMFKRSKGDPWCILCACCSTSCPSYWWNPEHYLGPAALMQAYRWISDSRDEYTVERMIDVNDTMKLYRCHGIYNCTKCCPKGLDPAGAIHKMKKKIEAEVTPEWDKIAIEEYNKKNERLLNAQS, translated from the exons atgaatcAAGAGTTAGTGCTAGGGCCAAACGCAGGAAACAAATGCGGCgacaaagaagaaacatGCAAATGTCCAGGTGCTACCACACTAGGCATAAAGGCCAGTAGGGATGTTGACAAACCTACTAAAGGCTTCATTAAGGTTACTCACCAGCATAGGAATGGAAATACATTTAGCCTGAAGAATGAACTAGATGGAGGTAGGATAGCAGGAGTAAAAAATCCCATATATAGTGTCTCCGTGTACTTTTGGAATGGAGCACCAGATAGACCAATCCTACTTGGAATTAAGAAGACTGGTAGCTCCCAAACAAAATACTATAGTAAAGGAACTAGTTTGTGGATAAATAGTCTGGTATCTCATCTGAGTGAACAAGAAGCCCTGGATGAACATAATTGTCAAAAGAACAACGCTGTTGTATTTACCATAAAGAATGCCTCCTCAGGAACTCTTCGTGAAAGTTCTAGAGCCACTTGTATGAAAAACACCAGAAAAATAAAGAGGTCTAGACCTACTCCCCCTCCTGGTAGTGAATACATCATAACCAACTATAGGATTACTAATGTAGATGGTCATAACAGGGATACTAAGATTTCTAGGGTTACTCTTAATGGAGTAGATATTGCCAACATTTCTCCTCCTCATGATGCACTCGAAGGGATAAGATTATATTCATATCCAGCTAGTTTAGACGTACCTCTTATGATTGAATTTAAACCAAAGAGTGGAggagattctacattcTATGCAagtaagaatggaaaaggatggagTAAAGTTGAGACTAAAGACTCAAAGAACTTTTATGATGGCAAAGAAATTGGTAAGCAAACACCAAAAGACACCCTTTCCGATAAACTTGACGAAATATTATGTTCACAGGATAATGTCACTTTTGACATATCTTATGGGAACTCTAAGAAACATGCCATTAAAAACACTATGTACTGCTGCAAAGAACACGGTGACCTAGGAAAGGTCTCTGTTAGGGCAGTAGAAGTTAGTTGTACACAGCATGGACACGACTCAAGCAAGCTTATAGCTTATAAACACTTCACTAATGGAAATATTGGTGGTATTAAGTTTAATGAAGATGGCAATAAAAGAAGGCGTGTTAAGTCTAATGCCTTGAGGTTCCCGATCTCCGGTGTAGAGGGTGTCTATGTATTGTACTGTCAAGAAAAACCGGCTCTCATTTATGTTGAGAGTACGAGTATTATGGACAGAGGATGGTATAGAAAGAGTAGAGATGGTGGTTATGAAAAGACCTGGACATGGGTCAATAGAGGACTTAACGGTATAGCAGGAACAGACTTAAAAAATGGGATTAGTTGTGATAAATGGCAGAAACTCAAAACATATCTTGGAGAACTAGGTTGTCGTGGCCTTGGAGGCTGCTTTAATGGCTTAGGACGTTCTGCCTATGGTCATAACCTAGGACACCAGGATGTTGTAACAatagaagaatctgataATGAATCTAAACAACAAGTTGGAGGAtctgaagaagaggaagtACCAGTTGAGACAATTCCACAAGCTTATTATCATCCACCTCTAACAACCTCTTCACCTGGCGTTATAATAGACATAAAGCAGAATATCCCTACCGATACTGGAAATGGACCTTATTTATACCCTTCCAGTCCCCCTAACCAAGTTAGTCTTACTAAGGTTGAGGATCCCAAAGGTTCTAATTTTAATAAGTATACACATGTAGCATCTCATGGATTACCATTCACGGTTACTGAAGTTAGGTATGGAGGTATTAAGACTTTTAAACCTAATGAACTGCAATTTAATGAAACAGATAATACTTCCCACTTTGCGGTATGGTATTGGCAACGCAATGGAATGACAAACCCCCTCCTAGTAGAAGTTAAGGTTGGTGATACCGATTTCAGGTATAGCTATAATAAGGGAGGTAATGATATTCAATGGAGTCCACTTGATAAATATCCGGGTTCTCGATTTGATCCGCTTTCACCTGAAGAACTTGAGACTCAGCTTGACGACCTTAACTGTAAACATAATGGTGCAGTCACATTGGATCTTACCAGGAATACTTCTAAGAAACATGATAAATCTACGGGGGGTCAACCATACTGTTGTGCTTACCATAATGGAACTGGTGCAAATAAAGTAACCGTTACTAGCGGGGAGGTTAGGGTTCCTGGCTCCCAGGAGATTCCAttctacaaacatgagattACTTCAGGTGATGGGTTGAGGCTTTCTGGCATTAAGTACTATGAGAATAGTAGTACTGACACTCCAAGGGAGAGAATAATTGCTTCTGGGCTAGGATTTCCTATACAAGGTCCAGTTACTGTGTATGCCTTCTATTGTAGAGGAAACCCAGCTCTCATCTATGTTAGCTCTACTGGAAATGATAGAGATCGAGTTGATGGTTGGTATAGGAAAAATAGTATTCATGACAATAAACCATGGGAGAAATTCCAAGGTGACCTCCCCGGTAACGGCCCTAATGGTATAAAAAGCTGTAAGGATGACAGTAAGGAATTTAATGAACTGGTTAAGGTATTAAGAGAGAGTGGTGGTTGTAACTATGGAGAATGTACTGAACCTACTCAACTTTCATCTCAACAGGGCGTTGCTGATCCTGGTACTAGTGATGGTAGTAGAACTGGAGTAAACCTTGGTAGGACAGTATTGGATTATGTTGGTGACGCCGTCTATTATGGAGCTGTTGGATCAATTGTAGCCAGTGCCGCTGGTACAGAGCTTATAAATACAGCTCTTAAAGTTATGAAACCCGGAGGGTCTTCAGATAGTAGAAGTTCGGATTCTAGTAGCAGAAATGGTCAACCCTCACCTCAAGAAGGTGTTTATTCTGATACTCTTACTACGGGATCTGCTGGTAATGATGGAACTGGAGGAATCACTATTCAGCTTGATAATAAAGTCTCTTACCAAAGTAGTTTCAATGATGGAGAGATGATTAATGTTGCTCCTTATGCTGACACTCCTATTAAGGGATATTCTGCGTTTAAACACACTTATTATGGCCGTGAAGGAAAGAACTTCAAAATAAATGAGTTTACAGTTGGAGGAATAAGTCAGACTTTTAAACCAGAAGTTACACCTGTAAAAGATGTTAAGAGCGTAATGGTATATTTTTTGAGTTGTAATAAAATAACCCCTCTCTTGGTGTACTTTAAGGATACAGATGGCCACAAATGGTATGAGAACACGAACAGGGGTGATAACTGGAAAGTAGAGAGTGAGCTAGATCAAAAGCATCCACGTAAAGCTGATAGGAGTGGTATTATTAAACGTGCTTTAGAGCAAATCAAGCATAAACTAAAGGTTGATTGTGGAACGGCACTAGTATCAAACTATAAAACAGCACTAAAAGAAAACAATGATATAGAGGATAGTTGGCTAGATAAAAACTATTTCGGACGTTATCGACATAATGTTGGCCCACCTAACAAAGGTCCCGATAATGCTCctaaagatggtgaagaTGGTGCTGGAGTAGGCTCTGGTGAAAATGCTTCTCCTGGAGGTACTCTTCAAGATGCTGGTAACTCACTTGGCCAAGATACTAGTACTAATCTAGATGGAGGTAATCATGATCATTCTGGAGTTCTTCCTAAAACTGGTAATACTTCTGATCCTGAAAAACCCACTACTCCTCCTCAAGCTATTGCTACTGAAGAATCTTCTCCTGAACCTGCTCCTCCTACTTCTGATCCTGGAGCTGAAGCTTTTATTGCTGAAACTGTTGCTACCGGTtctgtactatggacagcATTTGGAACATCCTCTGCtactcttgccggagctggtggcCTTACCGGATTTGGCTTATGGatgtttaaacgttctaaaggagatccttgg TGCATCTTGTGCGCTTGCTGTTCAACATCTTGTCCGTCGTATTGGTGGAATCCGGAGCATTATTTGGGCCCAGCTGCACTCATGCAAGCCTATAGATGGATATCCGATAGCAGAGACGAGTACACTGTGGAACGCATGATCGATGTAAACGACACAATGAAGCTTTATAGATGCCATGGCATCTATAACTGCACCAAATGTTGTCCAAAGGGTCTTGACCCTGCTGGTGCCATCCAtaagatgaagaagaagatcGAAGCAGAAGTTACACCCG AATGGGATAAAATTGCAATTGAGGAGTAtaataaaaagaatgagagaCTTTTAAATGCGCAGTCTTAA